In Acidobacteriota bacterium, a genomic segment contains:
- a CDS encoding succinylglutamate desuccinylase/aspartoacylase family protein, with the protein MDSITKTAEIVAEGEHLIGSFGAESEGPTLMVFGGIHGNETAGVRAARRVAVKLAALEDRRHGRIFLFAGNTRAMQKGVRFIHQDLNRHWTDANVTRNDPGSQLPPQFSEDREQMELLAAIVPILNSARGEVFALDLHSTSAEGVPFATVGDTMRNRRFATKLPVTFLLGIEEQLEGTLLEYLNNIGAVTMGFEGGQHYAESTVNTHESLVWLAIEAAGVIKKSDIPDADYHAQVVKKATGRPEILEIRYRHEITENDGFVMRPGYENFQPIRKGEYLADDLSGNIRASESGLILMPLYQKLGEDGFFIGRRVKQFWLWLSAILRWMRLGDLIHLLPGVHPTDADREVLRVDTTVARFFPLQVFHLLGFRKRRWTGESLTVSRRKHDIKSPFTNEG; encoded by the coding sequence GTGGACTCGATAACCAAGACAGCGGAAATTGTCGCCGAGGGCGAGCATTTGATCGGATCTTTCGGGGCGGAATCCGAAGGCCCGACGCTCATGGTTTTTGGCGGTATTCACGGCAATGAGACCGCGGGAGTTCGTGCGGCTCGCCGAGTCGCCGTGAAACTTGCGGCGCTCGAGGATCGGCGTCACGGGCGAATTTTTCTCTTTGCCGGAAACACACGAGCAATGCAAAAAGGGGTCAGGTTCATCCACCAAGACCTGAACCGCCACTGGACCGATGCCAATGTTACCCGAAACGACCCGGGCTCTCAGCTCCCGCCGCAGTTTTCCGAGGACCGCGAACAAATGGAGCTCTTGGCTGCGATAGTGCCGATACTCAATTCGGCACGCGGTGAGGTCTTTGCCCTTGATCTGCATTCGACATCGGCAGAGGGCGTGCCGTTTGCGACCGTCGGCGACACGATGCGTAACCGCAGATTTGCGACCAAGTTGCCCGTAACTTTCCTCCTCGGCATCGAAGAACAGCTTGAGGGAACGCTGCTTGAATATCTTAATAATATCGGAGCGGTGACAATGGGTTTCGAAGGCGGCCAGCATTATGCCGAATCGACCGTAAACACCCACGAATCTTTGGTTTGGCTGGCAATCGAGGCGGCCGGCGTCATCAAAAAGAGTGATATTCCCGATGCGGATTATCACGCGCAGGTCGTGAAAAAGGCCACGGGCCGGCCGGAGATACTGGAGATCCGTTATCGACATGAGATCACGGAAAACGACGGCTTCGTGATGCGGCCAGGCTATGAAAACTTTCAACCGATAAGAAAGGGCGAGTATCTTGCCGACGATCTGTCCGGAAATATCAGGGCGAGCGAAAGCGGATTGATTCTTATGCCGCTTTACCAAAAGCTCGGTGAGGACGGCTTCTTTATCGGCAGGCGAGTCAAGCAATTCTGGCTTTGGCTCTCTGCCATCCTTCGATGGATGCGGCTCGGCGACCTGATACATCTTCTTCCCGGCGTTCATCCAACGGATGCGGACCGCGAAGTTTTGCGTGTTGATACAACGGTCGCTCGGTTCTTTCCGTTGCAAGTATTTCACCTTTTGGGTTTTAGGAAGCGCCGTTGGACGGGCGAGAGTTTAACCGTCAGCCGCCGGAAGCACGACATCAAGAGTCCATTTACGAACGAAGGCTGA
- a CDS encoding ATP-binding protein: protein MTDSDTLTGTVKGPGQLPQEYTFITRDNSRVRIGEFVYYEAEAESETRRIVGTVKARKLIRGLPDDFLSEPDIRPSEVAAILGIDPNPEVYEITVETIGYFSLSLGDFVNPRIPPNPGDAVRLASADTLASVLSPCREGEAGSAHIGSLLTRDAGEVPIVLSVKDVVSTHLAILASTGSGKSYTAGVLVEEMLRPYNRAAVLIVDPHGEYHTTASIQGDEQFLGADGYRPEVKIFTPERIKVRFSSLTEGDIRYLLPDGTSDKMLHFLRQAFRSLLEKLRAEGRKEYLYNYFDLRDEVQRQQYGKDERDAGDGGNVSSIQGLLWRLDSRFDQADSIFHPHEHIELGDLYRPGRVTILDLSDIEQSLQQVIVGTLLRRVKKAREQTVRGHAKSGENFLDYPVFTLLEEAHRFAPAGSSVVSTNVLKQILSEGRKFGVGIGLITQRPGKLDQDVLSQCMTQIIMRIVNPIDQQTIAQSVEGTGRAMLAELPALTKGQAIISGVGINTPVMCRIRPRLTAHGGETFDAPAQWLKWHNEGRENREQDAAPYLKPNSDKKPEKLGKIRI from the coding sequence ATGACCGATTCCGACACGCTGACCGGGACCGTTAAAGGCCCCGGCCAATTGCCTCAAGAATACACATTCATTACACGCGACAATAGCCGCGTTAGGATCGGCGAGTTCGTTTACTACGAGGCCGAGGCCGAATCAGAGACCCGCCGCATCGTCGGAACTGTGAAAGCAAGGAAGCTCATTCGCGGCCTGCCGGACGATTTTCTCTCGGAACCGGACATCCGGCCTTCTGAGGTCGCCGCGATTCTCGGTATCGATCCTAACCCTGAGGTCTACGAGATCACGGTCGAGACCATCGGTTACTTTAGTCTTTCACTTGGTGACTTTGTAAATCCTCGCATACCGCCAAACCCCGGCGACGCCGTAAGGCTCGCTTCAGCCGACACGCTTGCGTCTGTCCTTAGTCCCTGCCGCGAAGGTGAAGCCGGTTCAGCTCACATTGGGTCGCTCCTAACGCGAGATGCGGGCGAGGTGCCGATAGTCCTTTCGGTGAAAGATGTCGTCTCGACCCATCTCGCGATACTCGCGTCAACCGGTTCTGGAAAATCCTACACGGCGGGTGTTCTGGTCGAGGAGATGCTGCGGCCATACAACCGTGCGGCAGTGCTGATAGTTGATCCGCACGGCGAGTATCACACAACGGCGTCGATCCAGGGCGACGAGCAATTCCTAGGGGCGGACGGCTATCGTCCAGAAGTGAAGATCTTTACGCCCGAGCGCATCAAGGTCCGATTCTCATCGCTTACCGAAGGCGACATCCGGTACTTACTGCCCGATGGCACCTCGGACAAGATGCTCCACTTTCTACGGCAGGCGTTTCGCTCGCTTCTGGAAAAGCTTCGGGCAGAGGGACGAAAGGAATATCTTTACAACTACTTTGATCTCCGCGATGAGGTACAACGACAGCAATACGGCAAGGACGAACGTGATGCCGGCGACGGCGGCAACGTCTCATCGATACAGGGGCTTCTCTGGCGGCTCGATTCGCGGTTCGATCAGGCCGACAGCATTTTCCACCCTCACGAACACATCGAACTCGGCGACCTTTATCGGCCTGGCCGCGTGACGATCCTTGACCTCTCGGACATAGAGCAAAGCCTGCAGCAGGTGATCGTCGGAACGCTTCTCCGACGAGTTAAAAAAGCCCGCGAACAGACCGTTCGGGGACATGCGAAGTCGGGTGAGAATTTCCTCGATTATCCGGTGTTCACTTTGCTCGAGGAGGCACATCGATTTGCTCCGGCAGGTTCCAGCGTTGTCTCCACCAACGTGCTGAAACAGATCCTTAGCGAGGGGCGGAAATTCGGCGTCGGCATCGGGTTGATAACCCAACGGCCCGGCAAGCTCGATCAGGACGTGCTCTCGCAATGCATGACGCAGATCATCATGCGGATCGTAAATCCGATCGATCAGCAGACCATCGCACAATCTGTCGAGGGCACGGGCCGGGCGATGTTAGCCGAACTTCCGGCTCTGACGAAAGGCCAGGCGATCATCTCGGGCGTAGGCATAAATACTCCGGTGATGTGCCGCATTCGCCCGCGCTTGACGGCCCACGGTGGCGAGACCTTCGACGCCCCGGCTCAATGGCTGAAATGGCACAATGAGGGCCGGGAAAACCGCGAGCAAGACGCAGCACCTTACTTGAAGCCCAATTCTGACAAGAAGCCAGAGAAGCTCGGAAAGATCCGCATTTGA
- a CDS encoding glycosyltransferase family 39 protein: MSIEETNSEEKGGFGADVTWLLGCAAVTALAAFLRFYWLALKPFHHDEGVNGWFLTNLFRDGVYKYDPENYHGPTLYYISLAFTKLFGGLDTVTVRWSVAIWGVLIVILAFFLRRYIGRVGALAAAAFLALSPGMVFISRYFIHEIFFVFLSLAIVISITSFIERRKAGPFAIGWMALLLLVSFFPTTLNISSSLSSGDPDRFFYIAVAVFVVEVVLVGFVIRMLMVWREGRAIYLIIASASAALFFATKETAFITLGTMLIAVFFVWLWRRMLTGKLASGGKDELDDPELNWANFREALGSGIDLWLVLIASALAFIYIFVLFFSSFFTYPEGVSKAFEAYTIWTKTGSRDHTDNGLFAYLNWGMKVESPIVILSAVGTAIAFFKARHRFAMFAGLWTLGLFLAYTIIPYKTPWLALSFILPACIAAGYAVNEIARSFGSLGRVAAVVMTGASFAVLAYQTYDANFVRYDDEKMPYVYAHTRREFLEMVADIERFAEVSGKGNGTAVDVVSPDYWPLVWYARDYPKVIFHGKFVDAPTAEMIVAKKGEQDAEVIRRYSASYVYHASYPLRPGVELMLLVRKDLAGPDGQELYRLGGR; the protein is encoded by the coding sequence ATGTCTATCGAAGAAACGAACAGTGAGGAAAAAGGCGGCTTCGGGGCGGATGTCACGTGGCTACTTGGCTGTGCGGCCGTGACTGCTTTAGCAGCATTTCTACGTTTCTACTGGCTGGCTCTCAAGCCCTTTCACCACGACGAGGGCGTTAACGGTTGGTTTCTGACGAACCTCTTTCGCGACGGTGTTTATAAATACGATCCCGAAAATTATCACGGCCCAACGCTTTATTACATTTCGCTCGCGTTCACGAAACTTTTCGGCGGGCTTGATACCGTGACGGTCCGCTGGAGCGTTGCCATTTGGGGCGTCTTGATCGTCATTTTGGCGTTCTTCCTCCGCCGATATATCGGCCGGGTCGGTGCACTCGCCGCCGCCGCGTTCCTGGCACTCTCGCCGGGAATGGTCTTCATATCGCGATACTTTATCCACGAGATCTTCTTTGTATTTCTAAGCTTGGCGATCGTTATCTCCATTACGTCGTTCATTGAGCGGCGAAAGGCCGGGCCATTTGCGATCGGTTGGATGGCTTTGCTTTTATTGGTCTCATTTTTTCCGACGACGCTCAACATCTCGTCATCGCTCTCGTCCGGCGACCCCGATAGGTTCTTTTACATTGCCGTTGCGGTCTTTGTGGTTGAAGTGGTTTTGGTCGGTTTCGTCATCCGAATGCTGATGGTCTGGCGGGAAGGGCGGGCGATCTATCTCATAATCGCGTCGGCTTCGGCGGCACTATTCTTCGCGACCAAGGAAACGGCATTTATCACACTTGGAACAATGCTGATCGCAGTCTTCTTCGTCTGGCTTTGGCGTCGAATGCTGACGGGAAAGTTGGCAAGCGGCGGCAAAGATGAACTCGACGACCCCGAACTCAATTGGGCAAACTTTCGCGAAGCTCTTGGCTCTGGCATCGACCTTTGGCTTGTTTTGATCGCCTCGGCACTCGCGTTCATTTACATATTTGTCCTTTTCTTCTCGTCATTCTTTACGTACCCGGAAGGCGTCAGCAAAGCATTCGAGGCCTACACGATATGGACCAAGACGGGAAGCCGCGACCATACGGACAACGGGCTTTTTGCATACCTGAATTGGGGAATGAAGGTCGAGTCTCCGATCGTTATTCTCTCGGCCGTCGGGACCGCGATCGCCTTTTTCAAGGCCCGCCACCGCTTCGCGATGTTCGCCGGGCTATGGACTCTCGGGCTTTTCCTTGCCTACACGATCATTCCTTACAAGACTCCGTGGCTTGCACTTTCATTCATTCTGCCGGCTTGCATCGCCGCTGGCTACGCGGTAAATGAGATCGCCCGGTCATTCGGGTCGCTTGGGCGGGTCGCCGCGGTCGTCATGACAGGAGCCTCATTCGCGGTGCTTGCCTATCAGACCTACGACGCGAATTTTGTCAGGTACGACGACGAAAAAATGCCATACGTCTACGCGCATACGCGGCGTGAGTTTTTGGAAATGGTCGCCGACATCGAGCGGTTCGCCGAAGTGAGCGGCAAGGGGAATGGGACTGCGGTAGATGTGGTCTCGCCGGACTATTGGCCGCTGGTCTGGTACGCTCGCGACTATCCGAAGGTGATCTTTCACGGAAAGTTTGTTGATGCGCCGACGGCGGAAATGATCGTCGCGAAAAAGGGCGAGCAGGATGCTGAGGTCATTCGCCGCTATTCTGCAAGCTACGTTTACCACGCGTCCTATCCGCTTCGGCCGGGCGTTGAACTGATGCTACTAGTCAGAAAGGATCTGGCCGGTCCGGACGGGCAGGAGCTTTACCGACTTGGTGGACGATGA
- a CDS encoding DUF1906 domain-containing protein, translating into MSRALPALLLFTLFVVVSFTPAQDSPFSRPEIVNTLSRPPAAEPPAELHLIRGVRSLGGATAIVHTDKTVLRTDDGGKIWQALPLRLSTAERIASVTFDAGRLFAVVENGVEVSLAASADGGSTWSRFPLALPRFEDIEAAPATGKLTFAGSLITLSFRLQTSSNFIGMAEYRSADGGSSWELISREIDIRLEDKPNGVISDGPWTLENIGECLGIKTGCYQRSVLKFAGSGAMPAELMVQTETAREKAHEEALETPRFSAPTGGPNRLSLNRGFDKCTAGTVQQMQTWWDTSWFHDANIYMSGRNRGCTQAQLSAAWVQQVKAMGWGLIPTIVGYQSPCIASTTFTRPRFSLDPAVAETQGREEAGIAVTDAGNLGLGLGTILYYDMERYDETAQTPGCRIATTAFLKGWTDRVRELGYESGTYGSPKNAQEDWVNLPPASKMHAIWMARWDNVMSVWTYISFPTFPTNEWANNQRIKQWQAPHDETWGGVTFNIDGNISDAPVFGNAIPRNQNADFDGDGKTDISVYRPEGGIWYVLRSSNSTFTATSFGVETDILAAGDFDGDGRTDYAIFRPADGTWHFLLKGLNYSTRQFGSAGDIPIAGDFNGDGKADIAVFRPSNGVWYIANSDSRGTFTFVQFGAAGDKPVQADYDGDGKTDIAVYRPESGVWYVLKSSDGSFTATSFGIETDLPAQGDFDADGKADFAVYRPADGLWYMLRTTEGFGAFQFGVDGDVPSTGDYDGDGRADLAVFRPSTGVWYLQRSQQGFYAAQFGVATDRSIPNAYLPAP; encoded by the coding sequence ATGTCGCGAGCACTACCTGCTTTGCTTCTCTTTACACTCTTTGTGGTCGTCTCATTTACGCCGGCGCAGGACTCACCATTTAGTCGGCCCGAGATCGTTAATACATTGTCGCGACCACCCGCAGCCGAGCCACCGGCCGAGCTTCACCTTATCCGCGGCGTCCGCTCTCTCGGCGGAGCCACGGCGATCGTCCACACAGACAAAACCGTTCTTCGCACCGACGACGGCGGCAAGATCTGGCAGGCTTTGCCGCTCCGGCTTAGCACCGCGGAGCGGATCGCTTCAGTAACCTTCGATGCCGGCAGACTTTTTGCCGTCGTTGAGAATGGGGTTGAAGTTTCGCTTGCGGCATCAGCCGATGGCGGCAGCACGTGGTCGAGGTTCCCTCTCGCCCTTCCGCGTTTTGAAGATATCGAAGCTGCTCCAGCCACAGGCAAACTCACATTTGCGGGATCATTAATTACGCTCAGCTTTCGGCTGCAAACTTCTTCTAACTTTATCGGAATGGCTGAATACCGATCGGCGGATGGCGGCAGCTCATGGGAACTTATCAGCCGCGAGATCGACATACGCCTTGAGGACAAGCCCAATGGCGTTATCAGCGATGGGCCGTGGACGCTCGAAAACATCGGCGAGTGTCTCGGTATCAAGACCGGCTGTTATCAGCGGTCGGTGCTAAAGTTTGCGGGTTCCGGTGCGATGCCCGCCGAGTTGATGGTTCAGACGGAGACGGCCAGAGAAAAGGCGCATGAAGAAGCCCTCGAAACACCTCGCTTCTCTGCGCCGACCGGCGGGCCGAATCGCCTTAGCCTCAATCGCGGTTTTGATAAGTGCACCGCCGGCACCGTCCAGCAGATGCAAACGTGGTGGGACACGTCGTGGTTTCACGATGCAAACATCTACATGAGCGGCCGCAATCGTGGGTGTACTCAGGCTCAACTGTCCGCTGCATGGGTCCAGCAGGTCAAGGCGATGGGTTGGGGACTTATCCCGACGATCGTCGGCTACCAATCGCCGTGCATCGCCAGCACTACGTTTACGCGGCCGCGATTCAGCCTTGACCCGGCGGTTGCCGAAACCCAAGGACGCGAAGAAGCCGGCATCGCGGTAACCGACGCGGGCAATCTCGGACTCGGGCTCGGCACGATCCTCTATTACGACATGGAGCGGTACGACGAGACGGCCCAAACGCCCGGCTGCCGCATCGCCACGACCGCGTTTCTCAAGGGCTGGACGGACCGCGTCCGCGAGCTCGGATATGAATCCGGCACTTACGGCTCGCCAAAGAACGCGCAGGAAGACTGGGTAAACCTGCCGCCCGCCAGCAAGATGCACGCGATCTGGATGGCACGCTGGGACAACGTGATGAGCGTTTGGACATACATCTCATTCCCGACGTTTCCGACCAATGAATGGGCGAACAACCAGCGGATCAAGCAATGGCAGGCTCCGCACGACGAGACATGGGGCGGGGTCACCTTTAATATCGACGGCAATATCTCCGACGCACCCGTTTTCGGCAACGCGATCCCGCGGAACCAGAACGCAGACTTTGATGGCGACGGCAAAACTGACATAAGCGTCTATCGGCCAGAGGGCGGTATCTGGTACGTGCTCAGAAGCTCGAACTCGACATTTACAGCGACATCATTCGGCGTAGAAACGGATATTCTGGCAGCCGGCGATTTTGATGGAGATGGCCGAACGGACTACGCCATTTTCCGCCCGGCGGACGGAACCTGGCACTTCCTTCTCAAAGGGCTTAACTATTCCACACGGCAGTTCGGCTCGGCAGGCGACATTCCGATCGCGGGCGACTTTAATGGCGACGGCAAGGCGGACATTGCGGTCTTTCGGCCGTCGAATGGCGTTTGGTACATCGCAAACAGCGACAGCCGCGGGACGTTCACCTTTGTCCAATTCGGAGCGGCCGGCGACAAGCCCGTTCAGGCGGATTACGATGGCGACGGCAAGACCGACATCGCCGTTTACCGACCAGAAAGCGGAGTTTGGTATGTGCTGAAGAGTTCGGACGGCAGCTTTACGGCGACCTCGTTCGGCATCGAAACGGACCTTCCGGCACAGGGCGATTTTGACGCCGATGGCAAAGCCGACTTCGCCGTCTATCGGCCGGCGGACGGGCTCTGGTATATGCTCCGGACGACTGAGGGGTTTGGCGCGTTTCAGTTCGGTGTAGATGGCGATGTGCCCTCGACCGGCGACTACGACGGCGACGGCCGAGCGGACCTTGCGGTCTTTCGCCCCTCGACCGGCGTCTGGTATTTGCAGAGAAGCCAGCAGGGATTTTACGCGGCCCAGTTCGGGGTCGCGACCGACCGCTCTATCCCCAACGCCTATCTGCCGGCACCGTAG
- a CDS encoding ERAP1-like C-terminal domain-containing protein yields MTKYLILTVLLITMTAFSQAPTLPPIEPGVPLELAKWRAAHYSDVRYKLNLTLEKMSPVLKGTIEIRVNVSEPPASAGGQSAGSQTPPIILDWRRIRGHEDKSTISNVTVNGRIALFGRPQYVKDGISRYYAEINEHLVFYDNVVIGENVIKLDFTSPILPSGSAITRYVDKEDGSEYLYSLFVPSDASTAFPVFDQPDIKARFEVNFKRPSDWTVISNALGEDSETSSSYKPREYESNFVETRPISTYVFAFAVGPFERFWLPKETNKDVRPELKEAFNKWLNNDISVSLSGEDAARMEKEKNARLSKGFPPDSEYFQHIYVRRSQAAKFKPHAAEVFRLNREAIKYFEEYFDYKFPFAKYDLVLIPEFPFGGMEHAGATFLRESSIIFPQEPTRNDHISRALLIFHEASHQWFGDTVTMRWFDDLWLKEGFATFTAYKAMERIMPEMIAWKVFYERVKQAAYQTDSTKGTTPIYQEIPNLSAAKSAYGNIVYNKAPAFLRQAEFYLGEDKFKTAVRAFLKKHEFGNAGWEDLVREFELASTRDLGSWARTWVQQPGLPTFVLKRGGMSVDFVDGSANSITTLRIEHRGGLNELIRWSEALKYLVISADGERITGSGFTEQPFYQYGVWDGKPVGTSKDFDFVFPNYQDYGYGIFLLDEKSREYVLKNIQNEKDPFLRSMMWGALWDSVREGELDPREYVELVVKVLQKPAREQGLNAQAGSKALPDAQASATDDESTTALLLSRVGTAMNYYLSEPPPSGGGQSGRSPNWPAADAAGSDLLPRVEDMLIERMQNAETLGQRITYYRAFLNIASSERARGVLKAMLSEPPASAGGQSDERENHPVGEAPTPLLRKEGSQKDGRTLAVPAIPLKTKDRFDIVTRLLILGDPDAQKLLAELEKTETSDDAKRYAYAARAGIATAENKAKYWNDFVNNKEISESWIEAAFGPWNSIRHSELTLPYLQKALQELPNHKRNRKIFFVNGWLGAFIGGQRSEEALATINKFLADNPSLDRDLRLKILENADIIERAVKIRSKFTR; encoded by the coding sequence ATGACAAAGTATTTGATCCTGACCGTTCTTTTGATAACGATGACCGCTTTTTCACAGGCCCCAACGCTCCCGCCGATCGAGCCCGGAGTTCCGCTCGAGCTGGCAAAGTGGCGGGCCGCGCATTACAGCGACGTCCGCTACAAGCTGAACCTGACGCTGGAAAAGATGTCGCCGGTGCTGAAAGGAACGATCGAGATTCGCGTGAACGTGTCAGAACCGCCTGCGTCAGCGGGCGGCCAGTCTGCAGGCAGCCAGACCCCTCCGATCATTCTCGACTGGCGAAGGATACGAGGCCACGAGGATAAATCGACCATTTCGAACGTCACGGTTAATGGTCGGATCGCACTGTTTGGTCGACCGCAATACGTCAAGGACGGAATCTCACGATACTATGCCGAAATAAATGAGCATCTGGTCTTCTATGACAATGTCGTCATTGGAGAGAACGTGATCAAGCTCGATTTTACGTCGCCGATACTGCCGAGCGGGTCGGCGATAACGCGGTATGTGGATAAGGAGGACGGGTCGGAATATCTCTACTCGCTCTTCGTCCCGTCCGACGCGAGCACGGCGTTTCCGGTATTTGATCAGCCGGATATTAAGGCGAGGTTTGAGGTGAACTTTAAGAGACCGAGCGATTGGACGGTGATCTCGAACGCCTTGGGCGAAGATTCAGAAACTAGCTCTAGCTACAAGCCTCGTGAATATGAGTCTAATTTCGTTGAGACTCGTCCAATTAGCACTTATGTTTTTGCTTTTGCAGTAGGTCCATTCGAACGATTCTGGCTTCCGAAGGAGACTAACAAAGATGTTCGACCGGAACTAAAGGAGGCTTTCAACAAGTGGCTCAATAATGACATTTCAGTATCGCTCTCCGGCGAGGATGCGGCCCGAATGGAGAAGGAAAAAAATGCGAGGTTATCAAAAGGATTTCCGCCTGACTCCGAGTATTTTCAACACATCTACGTCCGCAGATCCCAGGCCGCCAAATTCAAGCCCCACGCTGCTGAGGTGTTTCGCCTTAACCGTGAGGCGATCAAATACTTCGAGGAGTATTTCGATTACAAATTCCCGTTTGCTAAGTACGATCTGGTTTTGATTCCGGAGTTTCCGTTTGGCGGGATGGAGCATGCGGGGGCGACGTTTTTGCGGGAATCGTCGATCATTTTCCCGCAGGAGCCGACGCGGAACGACCACATCTCGCGGGCCCTTTTGATCTTTCACGAGGCGTCGCACCAGTGGTTCGGCGACACGGTGACGATGCGTTGGTTCGACGACCTGTGGCTGAAAGAGGGCTTTGCGACATTTACGGCGTACAAGGCGATGGAGCGGATCATGCCGGAGATGATAGCGTGGAAGGTCTTCTACGAACGCGTCAAACAGGCCGCTTACCAGACTGATTCGACCAAAGGTACGACCCCGATCTATCAAGAGATCCCGAACCTCTCCGCCGCAAAGAGCGCCTACGGAAACATCGTCTATAACAAAGCCCCCGCGTTCCTCCGCCAAGCCGAGTTCTACCTCGGCGAGGACAAATTCAAAACCGCCGTGCGTGCGTTTTTGAAGAAGCATGAGTTTGGGAATGCGGGCTGGGAGGATCTGGTGCGGGAGTTCGAACTCGCCAGCACTAGAGATCTTGGGAGTTGGGCTCGGACATGGGTGCAGCAACCTGGGCTACCGACTTTTGTCTTGAAACGAGGTGGAATGTCTGTCGACTTTGTTGACGGTAGTGCAAACTCCATTACAACTCTTCGAATCGAGCACCGAGGTGGGTTGAATGAACTGATCAGATGGAGTGAGGCTCTGAAGTATTTAGTCATTTCCGCGGATGGGGAGCGTATCACCGGAAGCGGATTTACAGAGCAACCCTTTTACCAATATGGAGTTTGGGACGGAAAGCCGGTTGGAACATCAAAAGATTTCGATTTCGTTTTCCCTAACTACCAAGACTACGGCTACGGCATTTTTCTGCTTGACGAGAAGAGCCGCGAGTATGTCCTGAAGAACATCCAAAACGAGAAGGACCCGTTCCTGCGGTCGATGATGTGGGGAGCGCTCTGGGACAGCGTCCGCGAAGGCGAGCTCGACCCGCGGGAGTATGTGGAGTTGGTGGTGAAGGTTTTGCAGAAGCCCGCGCGTGAGCAAGGGCTTAACGCTCAAGCTGGAAGTAAAGCCCTTCCTGACGCGCAGGCTTCCGCAACTGACGACGAATCGACGACCGCGTTGCTGCTCAGCCGCGTCGGGACGGCGATGAATTATTACCTGTCAGAACCGCCTCCGTCAGGGGGCGGCCAGTCTGGTAGATCACCGAACTGGCCCGCCGCTGACGCAGCGGGTTCTGACCTGCTGCCCCGCGTCGAGGATATGCTGATCGAGCGAATGCAAAACGCCGAAACGCTCGGACAGCGGATTACGTACTACCGGGCGTTTCTGAATATAGCTTCGAGCGAAAGAGCTCGGGGCGTGTTGAAAGCAATGTTGTCAGAACCGCCTGCGTCAGCGGGCGGCCAGTCTGATGAACGAGAGAACCACCCCGTCGGCGAAGCGCCGACACCCCTCCTTCGTAAAGAGGGGAGCCAGAAGGACGGCAGGACGCTGGCGGTCCCCGCGATTCCGCTGAAGACGAAGGACAGGTTCGACATCGTTACTCGGCTGTTGATCTTGGGCGATCCGGACGCGCAAAAGCTTTTGGCTGAACTCGAAAAAACAGAAACCAGCGACGACGCAAAGCGTTATGCCTACGCGGCACGGGCGGGCATTGCGACGGCGGAGAACAAGGCGAAGTATTGGAACGATTTCGTCAATAACAAAGAGATCTCCGAAAGCTGGATAGAGGCGGCGTTCGGGCCGTGGAACTCGATACGGCATTCGGAGCTGACGCTTCCGTATCTGCAAAAGGCCTTGCAAGAACTGCCTAACCACAAACGCAACCGAAAGATCTTTTTCGTCAACGGCTGGCTCGGCGCCTTCATCGGCGGCCAGCGAAGCGAAGAGGCACTCGCAACGATCAACAAATTCCTCGCAGATAATCCATCGCTCGACCGCGACTTGCGTCTCAAGATCCTTGAGAACGCCGACATCATCGAGCGTGCGGTGAAGATAAGGTCGAAATTCACACGATAG